GGCGGCAAGGCGCAGATCGTTCCGGCAGATGAGATCAACCTGCATTTCACCGGGGATATCCATGCTGTAACAGCGGCGCATAACCTGCTCTCGGCGATGATCGACAATCATATGTTCCAGGGCAACAGCCTGGGGCTTGATCCGCAGCGGATCGTCTGGAAACGTGTTATGGATATGAATGACCGCAGCCTGCGGAATATTGTGACCGGCATTGGTGACGGCAACGGAACTGTGCGGGAGAGCGGTTTTCAGATTACAACAGCCTCGGAGATTATGGCCGTGCTCTGCCTGTGCAGCGACCTTGCGGATCTGAAGCAGCGGCTTAGCCGTATTCTGGTCGGGTATGACCATGCAGGACAACCGGTAACCGCCCAGGCAATTGGAGCTGTGGAGGCGATGACTGCGCTGTTGAAGGAGGCGGTGAAGCCGAATCTGGTGCAGACGCTGGAAGGAACCCCGGTCATTGTGCATGGCGGCCCGTTCGCCAATATTGCCCACGGCTGCAGCAGTGTGATCGGAACCCGCTACGCGCTGAAGCTGGGCGATGTGGTGGTGACCGAGGCAGGCTTCGGCGCGGACCTGGGCGCGGAGAAATTCATGGACATCAAATGCCGCCAGGCGGGGCTTGCTCCTGCTGCGGCTGTCCTGGTGGTTACGGTGAAGTCGCTCAAATACAACGGCGGTGTCCGCAAGGAAGAGCTGTATGAGGGCAACCGGCCGGCGCTGCTCTCCGGCTTGTCCAATATAGAGCGGCATATTGAGAATCTGCGCAAGTTCGGCGTGCCTGTGCTGGTGGCGCTGAATTATTTTGAAGGGGATGCCCCTGCTGAAGTGAATGAGGTGCTGGAGGCTTGCGGGCGGCTGGGTGTACCTGCTGCGGTATCCAAGGTATGGGCGGAGGGAAGCGCGGGCGGACAGGAGCTGGCGAAGGAGCTGCTGAAGCTGCTGGACCAGGAGGAGCCTGTGCAGTACGCACCGCTATATGACGACCATCTGGATATTCCGTCCAAAATTAACCGCATTGTCACGGAGATCTACCGTGGAGCTGGAGTAGCCTTCTCTCCGGCCGCTAAGCGCAGTCTAGCTATTATTGACCGGCTGGGCCTGCACCATCTTCAAGTCTGCATGGCCAAAACCCCGTATTCCTTCTCGGATCAGCCCCGGCTGCTCGGAGCCCCGGAAGGCTTCACCATGGGCGTCCGGGACATCACCCTGTCCCTCGGGGCGGGATTCGCTGTAGTGATCACCGGCAACATGGTCACGATGCCGGGCCTCCCCGCCAAGCCGGCGGCAGAAGGAATACTGGTGGATGAGGATGGCGTAATTTCCGGTCTGGAATAAGGCATCCCTGAGCTAATAGTTCTAGTGTGGCCTCACTTTACCGCAGGTATGCTGCGGAGGGTGAGGCTATTTTGTATGCGGAAAACCAATCACAATGGGAGATGTCGCAGGCACATGGACCAAATGTATGCGAAAAAACGATCACAATTGGACCGGGAGCGCCGCATAGGCCAAATGTAATCGAAAAACCGATCACAAATGGACGGGGAGCGTCGCGTAAGCCGAATGTAATCGAAAAACCGATCACAATGGGACCGGGATTCGCCACCTCAGTCAAGCTCTCTCCTGCGGTTTCCTGCTCCTGGCAGACATAATGCCCCTCCTCCGGGGGAAACTAAGCCAAGGTTGAAGAGCGCATCGGCGGTACTAGTGGAGTGGATAACGGGGTGAAACTCCAAAGTTATTAAAATTTAAAATTGTGAACATTGTGAGAAAAATCACAAAACTACTTGTAATGTGATAAATATCACAATATAATCAATGTATAAAGTGAAAACAATCACAAATGTAAACACAAGCCCTACTAAATAAGCTTTTCAACTTGGAGGAGGAAGAAATCATGAAAGTAGCAGTCATTGGATGTACCCACGCCGGAACGGCCGCCATAGTAAATACCGCACAGTTATACCCGGATGCACAAATAACGGTGTACGAGCGAAACGATAATATCTCATTCCTGTCTTGCGGCATTGCCTTATACGTTGGCGGTGTGGTCAAGGACCCGCAGGGACTATTCTATTCCTCCCCGGAACAGCTGGCTGCGCTGGGTGTGCAGACGAAGATGCGCCATGAGGTAATCAACATTGACACCGCCCGCCGGACGCTGAAAGCCCGCAACCTCGTGACCGGCGAGGAAATGGAAGATACTTATGACAAACTAATTATGACAACCGGCTCATGGCCGATCGTGCCTAAGCTCGAAGGAATAGAGATGGAGGGCATCCTGCTCTCGAAAAACTACAATCACTCCAACACCATTATCGAAGAAGCGCAGAAGGTGAATAGAATTACTGTGGTCGGTGCCGGATATATCGGGGTCGAGCTGGTGGAAGCTTTTCAGATGAACGGCAAGGAAGTTACGCTGATTGATGGGGAAGACCGCATCCTGAGCAAATATCTCGATGAAGAGTTCACCGCACCGATCCAGCAGTCGCTTGAGGATCACGGCATTAAGCTGGCGCTGGGCGAGAAGGTCGCCTCCTTCGCAGGGGAGAACGGCAGAGTGACCAAGGTGATTACGAGCAAGGGTGAGCATGAGACGGATCTGGTGATTCTCTGCATTG
The window above is part of the Paenibacillus sp. FSL H8-0048 genome. Proteins encoded here:
- a CDS encoding formate--tetrahydrofolate ligase, whose protein sequence is MRLITEVASAAGIKEEHLELYGKYKSKLAPSLWAELKHKPDGKLVLVTAMNPTPAGEGKTLTTIGLAQAMNAAGVRTVAALREPSLGPCLGMKGGATGGGKAQIVPADEINLHFTGDIHAVTAAHNLLSAMIDNHMFQGNSLGLDPQRIVWKRVMDMNDRSLRNIVTGIGDGNGTVRESGFQITTASEIMAVLCLCSDLADLKQRLSRILVGYDHAGQPVTAQAIGAVEAMTALLKEAVKPNLVQTLEGTPVIVHGGPFANIAHGCSSVIGTRYALKLGDVVVTEAGFGADLGAEKFMDIKCRQAGLAPAAAVLVVTVKSLKYNGGVRKEELYEGNRPALLSGLSNIERHIENLRKFGVPVLVALNYFEGDAPAEVNEVLEACGRLGVPAAVSKVWAEGSAGGQELAKELLKLLDQEEPVQYAPLYDDHLDIPSKINRIVTEIYRGAGVAFSPAAKRSLAIIDRLGLHHLQVCMAKTPYSFSDQPRLLGAPEGFTMGVRDITLSLGAGFAVVITGNMVTMPGLPAKPAAEGILVDEDGVISGLE
- a CDS encoding FAD-dependent oxidoreductase → MKVAVIGCTHAGTAAIVNTAQLYPDAQITVYERNDNISFLSCGIALYVGGVVKDPQGLFYSSPEQLAALGVQTKMRHEVINIDTARRTLKARNLVTGEEMEDTYDKLIMTTGSWPIVPKLEGIEMEGILLSKNYNHSNTIIEEAQKVNRITVVGAGYIGVELVEAFQMNGKEVTLIDGEDRILSKYLDEEFTAPIQQSLEDHGIKLALGEKVASFAGENGRVTKVITSKGEHETDLVILCIGFRPNTDLLKGQVDMLPNGAIMVNDYMQTSLPDVYAAGDSCAIHYNPTGKHAYIPLATNAVRMGTLVARNLVSNTIPYMGTQGTSGIKIYEDNIAGTGLTEEAAAAEGMDTESVMLIDNYRPEFMPTFEQVQVKVVFDRATRRILGAQIMSKMDLTQSINTVSVCIQNKMTVDQLAFIDFFFQPHYNKPWNFLNTAGLQALPKPAPVKEPVHV